One region of Solanum pennellii chromosome 6, SPENNV200 genomic DNA includes:
- the LOC107023308 gene encoding TNF receptor-associated factor homolog 1a-like isoform X3: MELRQHHLHTGTVMTKMIVDLNRLSYMENIPGRLISFHKLTRENFGVILLRYILIYPQGCDVCNHLSLFLCVANHDKLLPGWSHLAQFTIAVVNKDPRKSKYSDTLHRFWKKEHDWGWKKFMDLSRVVDGFIDSDTLIIKAQVQVIREKAERPFHCLDCQYRRELVRVYLTNVEQTCRRFVEERRGKLGKLIGDKTRWSSFCAFWLGIDQNSRRRMSREKSDRILKMVVKNFFIEKEVTSTLVMDSLYSGLKALVDQTNGQTGKGKHYDAVEQTVPIVYLEKDMFVLVDDVLLLLERAVLEPLPPKDERGPQNRTKDAASGEGTNRDPIQRDERRLTELGRRTIEIFVLAHIFSKIEVAYKEAVALKRQEELIREEAAWLAETEKKAKRASEKEKKSKKKQSKQKRNIRKAKDKERNEKPDVMVHDKIEVDGPIGEGNEYMAEMPGQVLGKSDVLGEVSDISDSIDSIIHIDSEDRNASPVNWDTDTSEVHPSVEAGSSRLIGLPASQNVIAGRISPSMMDDSSSTCSTDSIVSVVINGTHRGFPLIQKNQKLPSRGRNERSRSTCKAADWASETLGQTSDVVSDDGQLSDTSVSCEATGYECQATALPSCEQQATNKKVAVLQQRNLIDDREKSSILKPSSVQSPSRSPQKSTVSAVLSKENLKISVTSDPILVKSSFSDSPKVTDKSGPVVVSAETSVMLKADPHKAVEVKPLKKPLPQPASISTEKSLSKQVTTSATAERSISRQVPAQSRPSSAPLVTDPRPASPVVSMVQATQLLPRSVSAAGRLGPDPSPATHSYVRQSYRNAIMGGLISGSPVGFSQPHSPSSAVNSPHPYSQSPSLTSGLMLSPGGLERTEHRSAGPSFSYGMVNEDTSWNGQKWESSGSYSRSVSHPFVLNDIQESDMLKPVNSRTHDHLPSELPACTSGCQSQSVLADEFPHLDIINDLLNDENGAGKASEPNSGWQRYSNHLNRQFSYPGDISMASDLGPSAHSCRFERTRSYHDELQHYYSGGTYNSIRNMIPQPNPQFVNGQIDQLVHDQWQLMHSDPSFLGMGNGHTDSGYLYHNPDYSNMACGVNRYRVFRPSNGF; the protein is encoded by the exons ATGGAACTCCGTCAACATCACCTCCATACTGGGACAGTGATGACGAAGATGATTGTG GACCTAAACCGGTTGAGCTATATGGAAAATATACCTGGAAGATTGATAAGTTTTCACAAATTAACAAGAGAGAACTTCGGAGTAATACTTTTGAG GTACATTTTGATTTATCCTCAGGGATGTGATGTCTGCAATCATCTCTCTTTGTTTCTGTGTGTGGCTAATCATGACAAGCTTCTTCCAG GCTGGAGTCATCTTGCACAATTTACTATAGCTGTGGTTAACAAAGATCCGAGGAAGTCCAAGTATTCAG ATACATTGCATCGTTTCTGGAAGAAAGAACATGATTGGGGATGGAAAAAATTTATGGACCTCTCCAGAGTTGTAGATGGATTTATTGATTCTGATACCCTCATTATCAAAGCTCAAGTTCAAGTCATCAG GGAGAAAGCAGAGCGTCCTTTCCATTGCCTTGATTGTCAGTATCGGCGAGAACTTGTTAGGGTGTATTTAACGAATGTTGAGCAAACTTGCCGTCGTTTTGTGGAAGAGCGACGAGGAAAGCTTGGGAAATTAATAGGGGATAAAACTAGATGGTCGAG TTTCTGTGCTTTTTGGCTGGGAATAGACCAAAATTCTAGACGCCGCATGTCCAGAGAGAAATCAGATCGGATTTTGAAAATGGTGGTCAAGAACTTCTTCATAGAAAAAGAGGTTACGTCTACTCTTGTGATGGATTCGTTGTACAGTGGGCTTAAAGCTCTAGTAGACCAGACTAATGGACAGACAGGTAAAGGGAAACATTACGATGCAGTGGAACAAACAGTTCCTATTGTTTACCTGGAGAAAGACATGTTTGTCTTGGTGGATGATGTCTTGCTGCTGCTTGAGAGGGCTGTTTTGGAGCCGTTGCCTCCGAAGGATGAGAGAGGTCCTCAGAACCGTACAAAG GATGCTGCTTCTGGAGAGGGCACGAACAGAGATCCCATTCAGCGTGATGAGAGGCGCTTAACTGAACTAGGTCGGCGAACTATTGAAATATTTGTGCTTGCGCATATTTTCAG TAAAATAGAGGTTGCATATAAGGAAGCTGTTGCATTAAAGAGGCAAGAGGAACTCATCCGTGAAGAGGCTGCTTGGCTGGCTGAAACTGAGAAGAAAGCTAAACGAGCATCCGAGAAGGAAAAGAAGTCGAAGAAAAAACAG TCTAAACAGAAGCGGAATATCAGGAAAGCAAAGGATAAGGAGAGAAATGAAAAACCTGATGTTATGGTGCATGATAAGATTGAAGTTGATGGTCCCATTGGTGAAGGAAATGAGTACATGGCTGAGATGCCAGGACAAGTACTTGGTAAATCAGATGTACTGGGAGAGGTTTCTGATATTTCTGATTCTATAGACTCCATAATCCATATTGATTCAGAAGACAGAAATGCAAGTCCTGTCAACTGGGATACTGATACCTCAGAGGTGCATCCATCTGTGGAAGCTGGTTCTAGCAGGTTAATTGGCCTTCCAGCTTCGCAGAATGTGATAGCAGGAAGGATAAGTCCTTCCATGATGGATGATAGTTCATCAACGTGTTCCACTGACTCAATTGTTTCAGTAGTTATTAATGGAACCCACAGAGGTTTTCCTTTGATCCAGAAAAACCAGAAATTACCTAGCAG AGGGAGAAATGAACGAAGCAGGTCAACTTGTAAGGCAGCTGATTGGGCTAGTGAAACACTTGGTCAGACGTCGGATGTTGTTTCAGATGATGGTCAGCTAAGTGATACATCTGTAAGCTGTGAGGCAACAGGATATGAGTGTCAGGCTACTGCACTTCCTTCGTGTGAGCAGCAAGCAACTAACAAG AAAGTAGCAGTTTTGCAGCAGAGAAATCTAATTGATGATAGAGAGAAATCTTCCATATTGAAGCCCAGCAGTGTCCAGTCTCCTTCTAGAAGCCCTCAAAAAAGTACAGTATCTGCTGTTCTGTCaaaggaaaatttgaaaatctcGGTCACTAGTGATCCTATCTTGGTCAAAAGTTCATTTTCAGATAGTCCTAAGGTGACTGATAAATCAGGTCCGGTGGTTGTCTCAGCTGAAACTTCCGTGATGTTGAAGGCTGATCCTCATAAAGCTGTAGAGGTAAAACCCTTGAAGAAGCCCTTGCCACAGCCTGCTTCAATTTCAACTGAGAAGTCCCTGTCTAAACAAGTAACTACTTCTGCCACAGCTGAAAGGTCCATCTCTAGACAAGTGCCTGCCCAGTCGAGACCTTCGAGTGCTCCTCTAGTTACTGATCCTAGACCTGCTTCCCCTGTTGTTTCCATGGTTCAGGCAACACAGTTATTGCCTCGTTCAGTTAGTGCAGCTGGTCGATTGGGTCCTGATCCTTCACCGGCAACACATAGTTATGTTCGTCAGTCCTATAGAAATGCAATTATGGGCGGTCTTATTTCTGGAAGTCCGGTTGGTTTTAGTCagcctcattctccaagttcaGCCGTTAATTCACCACATCCATACTCTCAATCACCTTCACTGACTTCTGGTCTAATGTTGTCGCCTGGGGGGCTGGAAAGAACAGAACATAGATCTGCTGGACCAAGCTTTTCTTATGGAATGGTGAATGAGGATACTTCATGGAATGGACAGAAATGGGAGAGTTCTGGAAGTTATAGTAGGTCAGTATCACATCCTTTCGTCTTAAATGACATCCAGGAATCTGATATGTTAAAGCCTGTTAACAGCAGGACCCATGATCATCTTCCATCTGAGCTTCCTGCCTGCACTTCTGGTTGTCAGTCCCAGAGTGTATTGGCCGATGAATTTCCACATCTTGATATAATCAATGACTTGCTGAACGATGAGAATGGAGCTGGAAAGGCTTCTGAACCAAACTCGGGCTGGCAAAGATATAGCAACCATCTAAATCGTCAGTTCAGTTATCCGGGTGATATTAGCATGGCAAGTGATCTAGGTCCCTCAGCTCACTCTTGTAGGTTTGAGCGAACAAGAAGCTATCACGATGAGCTACAACATTACTATTCTGGAGGCACTTATAATAGTATTAGGAATATGATTCCGCAGCCTAATCCACAATTTGTAAATGGGCAGATTGATCAGTTAGTTCATGACCAGTGGCAGTTGATGCATTCTGATCCATCTTTTCTTGGAATGGGAAATGGTCATACTGATTCTGGTTACCTGTACCACAACCCTGATTATTCAAATATGGCATGTGGTGTAAATAGGTATAGAGTATTTAGGCCTTCCAATGGGTTTTGA
- the LOC107023308 gene encoding TNF receptor-associated factor homolog 1b-like isoform X4: MENIPGRLISFHKLTRENFGVILLRYILIYPQGCDVCNHLSLFLCVANHDKLLPGWSHLAQFTIAVVNKDPRKSKYSDTLHRFWKKEHDWGWKKFMDLSRVVDGFIDSDTLIIKAQVQVIREKAERPFHCLDCQYRRELVRVYLTNVEQTCRRFVEERRGKLGKLIGDKTRWSSFCAFWLGIDQNSRRRMSREKSDRILKMVVKNFFIEKEVTSTLVMDSLYSGLKALVDQTNGQTGKGKHYDAVEQTVPIVYLEKDMFVLVDDVLLLLERAVLEPLPPKDERGPQNRTKDAASGEGTNRDPIQRDERRLTELGRRTIEIFVLAHIFSKIEVAYKEAVALKRQEELIREEAAWLAETEKKAKRASEKEKKSKKKQSKQKRNIRKAKDKERNEKPDVMVHDKIEVDGPIGEGNEYMAEMPGQVLGKSDVLGEVSDISDSIDSIIHIDSEDRNASPVNWDTDTSEVHPSVEAGSSRLIGLPASQNVIAGRISPSMMDDSSSTCSTDSIVSVVINGTHRGFPLIQKNQKLPSRGRNERSRSTCKAADWASETLGQTSDVVSDDGQLSDTSVSCEATGYECQATALPSCEQQATNKKVAVLQQRNLIDDREKSSILKPSSVQSPSRSPQKSTVSAVLSKENLKISVTSDPILVKSSFSDSPKVTDKSGPVVVSAETSVMLKADPHKAVEVKPLKKPLPQPASISTEKSLSKQVTTSATAERSISRQVPAQSRPSSAPLVTDPRPASPVVSMVQATQLLPRSVSAAGRLGPDPSPATHSYVRQSYRNAIMGGLISGSPVGFSQPHSPSSAVNSPHPYSQSPSLTSGLMLSPGGLERTEHRSAGPSFSYGMVNEDTSWNGQKWESSGSYSRSVSHPFVLNDIQESDMLKPVNSRTHDHLPSELPACTSGCQSQSVLADEFPHLDIINDLLNDENGAGKASEPNSGWQRYSNHLNRQFSYPGDISMASDLGPSAHSCRFERTRSYHDELQHYYSGGTYNSIRNMIPQPNPQFVNGQIDQLVHDQWQLMHSDPSFLGMGNGHTDSGYLYHNPDYSNMACGVNRYRVFRPSNGF; this comes from the exons ATGGAAAATATACCTGGAAGATTGATAAGTTTTCACAAATTAACAAGAGAGAACTTCGGAGTAATACTTTTGAG GTACATTTTGATTTATCCTCAGGGATGTGATGTCTGCAATCATCTCTCTTTGTTTCTGTGTGTGGCTAATCATGACAAGCTTCTTCCAG GCTGGAGTCATCTTGCACAATTTACTATAGCTGTGGTTAACAAAGATCCGAGGAAGTCCAAGTATTCAG ATACATTGCATCGTTTCTGGAAGAAAGAACATGATTGGGGATGGAAAAAATTTATGGACCTCTCCAGAGTTGTAGATGGATTTATTGATTCTGATACCCTCATTATCAAAGCTCAAGTTCAAGTCATCAG GGAGAAAGCAGAGCGTCCTTTCCATTGCCTTGATTGTCAGTATCGGCGAGAACTTGTTAGGGTGTATTTAACGAATGTTGAGCAAACTTGCCGTCGTTTTGTGGAAGAGCGACGAGGAAAGCTTGGGAAATTAATAGGGGATAAAACTAGATGGTCGAG TTTCTGTGCTTTTTGGCTGGGAATAGACCAAAATTCTAGACGCCGCATGTCCAGAGAGAAATCAGATCGGATTTTGAAAATGGTGGTCAAGAACTTCTTCATAGAAAAAGAGGTTACGTCTACTCTTGTGATGGATTCGTTGTACAGTGGGCTTAAAGCTCTAGTAGACCAGACTAATGGACAGACAGGTAAAGGGAAACATTACGATGCAGTGGAACAAACAGTTCCTATTGTTTACCTGGAGAAAGACATGTTTGTCTTGGTGGATGATGTCTTGCTGCTGCTTGAGAGGGCTGTTTTGGAGCCGTTGCCTCCGAAGGATGAGAGAGGTCCTCAGAACCGTACAAAG GATGCTGCTTCTGGAGAGGGCACGAACAGAGATCCCATTCAGCGTGATGAGAGGCGCTTAACTGAACTAGGTCGGCGAACTATTGAAATATTTGTGCTTGCGCATATTTTCAG TAAAATAGAGGTTGCATATAAGGAAGCTGTTGCATTAAAGAGGCAAGAGGAACTCATCCGTGAAGAGGCTGCTTGGCTGGCTGAAACTGAGAAGAAAGCTAAACGAGCATCCGAGAAGGAAAAGAAGTCGAAGAAAAAACAG TCTAAACAGAAGCGGAATATCAGGAAAGCAAAGGATAAGGAGAGAAATGAAAAACCTGATGTTATGGTGCATGATAAGATTGAAGTTGATGGTCCCATTGGTGAAGGAAATGAGTACATGGCTGAGATGCCAGGACAAGTACTTGGTAAATCAGATGTACTGGGAGAGGTTTCTGATATTTCTGATTCTATAGACTCCATAATCCATATTGATTCAGAAGACAGAAATGCAAGTCCTGTCAACTGGGATACTGATACCTCAGAGGTGCATCCATCTGTGGAAGCTGGTTCTAGCAGGTTAATTGGCCTTCCAGCTTCGCAGAATGTGATAGCAGGAAGGATAAGTCCTTCCATGATGGATGATAGTTCATCAACGTGTTCCACTGACTCAATTGTTTCAGTAGTTATTAATGGAACCCACAGAGGTTTTCCTTTGATCCAGAAAAACCAGAAATTACCTAGCAG AGGGAGAAATGAACGAAGCAGGTCAACTTGTAAGGCAGCTGATTGGGCTAGTGAAACACTTGGTCAGACGTCGGATGTTGTTTCAGATGATGGTCAGCTAAGTGATACATCTGTAAGCTGTGAGGCAACAGGATATGAGTGTCAGGCTACTGCACTTCCTTCGTGTGAGCAGCAAGCAACTAACAAG AAAGTAGCAGTTTTGCAGCAGAGAAATCTAATTGATGATAGAGAGAAATCTTCCATATTGAAGCCCAGCAGTGTCCAGTCTCCTTCTAGAAGCCCTCAAAAAAGTACAGTATCTGCTGTTCTGTCaaaggaaaatttgaaaatctcGGTCACTAGTGATCCTATCTTGGTCAAAAGTTCATTTTCAGATAGTCCTAAGGTGACTGATAAATCAGGTCCGGTGGTTGTCTCAGCTGAAACTTCCGTGATGTTGAAGGCTGATCCTCATAAAGCTGTAGAGGTAAAACCCTTGAAGAAGCCCTTGCCACAGCCTGCTTCAATTTCAACTGAGAAGTCCCTGTCTAAACAAGTAACTACTTCTGCCACAGCTGAAAGGTCCATCTCTAGACAAGTGCCTGCCCAGTCGAGACCTTCGAGTGCTCCTCTAGTTACTGATCCTAGACCTGCTTCCCCTGTTGTTTCCATGGTTCAGGCAACACAGTTATTGCCTCGTTCAGTTAGTGCAGCTGGTCGATTGGGTCCTGATCCTTCACCGGCAACACATAGTTATGTTCGTCAGTCCTATAGAAATGCAATTATGGGCGGTCTTATTTCTGGAAGTCCGGTTGGTTTTAGTCagcctcattctccaagttcaGCCGTTAATTCACCACATCCATACTCTCAATCACCTTCACTGACTTCTGGTCTAATGTTGTCGCCTGGGGGGCTGGAAAGAACAGAACATAGATCTGCTGGACCAAGCTTTTCTTATGGAATGGTGAATGAGGATACTTCATGGAATGGACAGAAATGGGAGAGTTCTGGAAGTTATAGTAGGTCAGTATCACATCCTTTCGTCTTAAATGACATCCAGGAATCTGATATGTTAAAGCCTGTTAACAGCAGGACCCATGATCATCTTCCATCTGAGCTTCCTGCCTGCACTTCTGGTTGTCAGTCCCAGAGTGTATTGGCCGATGAATTTCCACATCTTGATATAATCAATGACTTGCTGAACGATGAGAATGGAGCTGGAAAGGCTTCTGAACCAAACTCGGGCTGGCAAAGATATAGCAACCATCTAAATCGTCAGTTCAGTTATCCGGGTGATATTAGCATGGCAAGTGATCTAGGTCCCTCAGCTCACTCTTGTAGGTTTGAGCGAACAAGAAGCTATCACGATGAGCTACAACATTACTATTCTGGAGGCACTTATAATAGTATTAGGAATATGATTCCGCAGCCTAATCCACAATTTGTAAATGGGCAGATTGATCAGTTAGTTCATGACCAGTGGCAGTTGATGCATTCTGATCCATCTTTTCTTGGAATGGGAAATGGTCATACTGATTCTGGTTACCTGTACCACAACCCTGATTATTCAAATATGGCATGTGGTGTAAATAGGTATAGAGTATTTAGGCCTTCCAATGGGTTTTGA